A region of Vicia villosa cultivar HV-30 ecotype Madison, WI unplaced genomic scaffold, Vvil1.0 ctg.000029F_1_1_1, whole genome shotgun sequence DNA encodes the following proteins:
- the LOC131622308 gene encoding uncharacterized protein LOC131622308, with product MTLIINTVTSIQITISEDGARNQCLILGQFYSFDCYGSVETCAYDLGMKSVGVKVAKEYGSIEVDEYSQTQVPYIFITELFLAILTVCAALKEQMLLKNEKRLLSVLSATIELIDALSDQRSNSHTGLSLQIQ from the exons ATGACTCTGATCATCAATACTGTTACTTCCATCCAGATAACCAT ATCTGAAGATGGAGCAAGAAACCAGTGTCTAATACTGGGGCAATTTTATTCTTTTGACTGTTATGGTTCCGTTGAAACATGTGCATAT GATTTAGGTATGAAGTCTGTTGGTGTGAAAGTGGCTAAAGAATATGGATCAATAGAG GTTGATGAATACTCTCAAACACAGGTTCCTTATATTTTTATCACCGAGTTATTTTTGGCTATTTTAACAGTATGTGCAGCCCTGAAAGAACAAATGCTTTTGAAGAATGAAAAAAGACTCCTTTCAGTCTTATCTGCCACCATTGAACTCATTGATGCCCTTTCAGATCAACGCTCAAATTCACACACTGGATTATCACTTCAAATTCAATGA
- the LOC131622339 gene encoding 26S proteasome regulatory subunit 4 homolog A, with the protein MGQGTPGGLNRQGLPGDRKPDGSDKKDKKFEPAAPPARVGRKQRKQKGSESASRLPTVTPLSKCKLRLLKLERIKDYLLMEEEFVANQERLKPQEEKAEEDRSKVDDLRGSPMSVGNLEELIDENHAIVSSSVGPEYYVGILSFVDKDQLEPGCSILMHNKVLSVVGLLQDEVDPMVSVMKVEKAPLESYADIGGLDAQIQEIKEAVELPLTHPELYEDIGIKPPKGVILYGEPGTGKTLLAKAVANSTSATFLRVVGSELIQKYLGDGPKLVRELFRVADDLSPSIVFIDEIDAVGTKRYDAHSGGEREIQRTMLELLNQLDGFDSRGDVKVILATNRIESLDPALLRPGRIDRKIEFPLPDIKTRRRIFQIHTSRMTLADDVNLEEFVMTKDEFSGADIKAICTEAGLLALRERRMKVTHPDFKKAKDKVMFKKKEGVPEGLYM; encoded by the exons ATGGGTCAAGGAACACCAGGCGGTCTGAACCGGCAAGGTCTCCCGGGCGACCGAAAACCAGACGGCAGCGACAAAAAAGACAAGAAGTTCGAACCGGCAGCTCCACCGGCTCGCGTCGGTCGCAAACAGCGAAAACAGAAAGGTTCAGAGTCCGCGTCGCGTTTGCCGACGGTAACCCCTCTCTCCAAATGCAAGCTGAGGCTCTTGAAACTCGAACGAATCAAAGATTATTTGTTGATGGAAGAAGAGTTTGTAGCGAATCAGGAACGGCTTAAGCCTCAAGAAGAGAAGGCGGAAGAGGATCGATCTAAGGTCGATGATCTTAGGGGTTCGCCTATGAGTGTTGGGAACCTTGAAGAACTCATTGATGAGAATCATGCGATTGTTTCTTCTTCGGTTGGACCTGAGTATTATGTTGGGATATTGTCTTTTGTTGATAAGGATCAATTGGAACCTGGTTGCTCTATTTTGATGCATAACAAG GTTCTTTCTGTTGTTGGGCTTCTTCAAGATGAAGTTGATCCAATGGTTTCTGTCATGAAGGTAGAGAAGGCTCCTTTAGAATCATATGCTGACATTGGTGGTTTAGATGCCCAGATACAGGAAATCAAAGAAGCTGTTGAGCTTCCCCTGACACATCCTGAACTGTATGAAGATATTGGTATCAAGCCTCCAAAGGGAGTCATTTTATATGGAGAACCTGGAACCGGAAAGACGTTGCTTGCTAAG GCTGTAGCCAACTCAACATCAGCAACATTCTTACGTGTTGTTGGTAGTGAattgatacaaaaatatttgggaGATGGTCCAAAACTTGTGCGAGAACTTTTCCGAGTTGCCGATGATCTTTCTCCTTCTATTGtcttcattgatgaaattgatgctgTTGGAACAAAAAG GTATGATGCTCACTCAGGTGGAGAGCGTGAAATTCAAAGGACAATGTTGGAGTTGCTTAACCAGTTAGATGGTTTTGATTCTAGAGGAGATGTAAAAGTTATTCTCGCAACCAACAGAATTGAAAGCCTTGATCCAGCTTTGCTGCGACCAGGTCGAATAGACAGGAAGATTGAATTTCCTCTCCCTGATATAAAAACAAGGAGACGTATTTTCCAG ATACACACATCAAGGATGACATTAGCAGATGATGTCAATTTAGAAGAGTTTGTTATGACTAAGGATGAGTTCTCTGGAGCTGATATAAAAGCAATATGTACCGAAGCTGGCCTACTTGCTTTACGAGAACGCCGCATGAAG GTGACACATCCTGACTTCAAGAAGGCAAAAGATAAAGTCAtgtttaagaagaaagaaggggtGCCAGAAGGGTTGTATATGTGA